In the Ornithodoros turicata isolate Travis chromosome 5, ASM3712646v1, whole genome shotgun sequence genome, AAATAATTGTGCCGTTGCTTTTTGGAGGAAAACAATGCCGGGAAGCGGTGCAAATAAAGTATCACGCACGTTCATGTTGAATGTTCTTCCTTATTGGAATCAAGACACGTAGTCACATTTATTCGCTAAAAACACGGTAAACGTCCAAGTATAACCCCGAAAGAAAAATCACGCTCTTTCTCCCCGTATCCTTCGCGCCAGTTGCAAGTCTTTGGGCATAATGGTCACTCTCTTGGCGTGAATGGCACACAAGTTAGAGTCTTCGAAGAGTCCCACCAGATAGGCCTCGGACGCCTCTTGGAGTGCTTGCACAGCTGAACTCTGGAAGCGAAGGTCAGTCTTGAAATCCTGCGCGATTTCTCGCACCAGTCGTTGGAAGGGCAACTTCCGTATCAACATTTCCGTGCTCTTCTGGTAGCGACGGATCTCACGGAGGGCGA is a window encoding:
- the LOC135394246 gene encoding histone H3-like, giving the protein MARTKQTARKSTGGKAPRKQLATKAARKTAPATGGIKKPHRYRPGTVALREIRRYQKSTEMLIRKLPFQRLVREIAQDFKTDLRFQSSAVQALQEASEAYLVGLFEDSNLCAIHAKRVTIMPKDLQLARRIRGERA